In one Rugosibacter aromaticivorans genomic region, the following are encoded:
- the lptD gene encoding LPS-assembly protein LptD, whose amino-acid sequence MLFCNRGPFYRRHLIDLLAMGLSLLGTATVAGAVESLPKLQVDPALLGGGASSPPAETPAETPAATSTSPAVAAPQVVTAPAPAAAPQPRAAVTIPRKEATKTTVATAKSLPLLRVDPALLGERDATLMAAPSSTLKEPPLVVAQPALVPTYSAHVAAGVLPGPSLKTSGKLLAHATAPDELLPTFLTADHITGQSDVQMVAEGHVDLRRRGAVLKSDRLTHWQANDEVEAEGNVDLTNEGDRIRGPRLRMKLGENTGFFEQPEYQIRRPQTGTPPVLWAAGEEPAGHLTTGQGVASRLDFEGKGKYHLTDATYSTCTPAAGDSPDWFARTSSLRLDYAEQEGVANNATLYFKGVPILYSPWLSFSLNNERQSGLLTPTIGSTTRGGFEFTQPFYWNIAPNMDATIAPRMITRRGVLWNGEYRYLEPTYSGTFEGQLLPNDRLEDKRRSAYSYVHNQNFGYGVSGSLNLNGASDGTYFSDLANNSSIIAQTNLLRQGTLSYGASWWSASVLAQSYQTLQDPALPPVVTPYKRLPQINVNANRSDLPLGMSFAFAGENVNFRHPTLTEGRRFTLYPQISWPLQTAAFFITPKIGLHSTRYRLDKQALGVPDNITRTVPIASIDSGVTFERPLEWFGTALTQTLEPRLFYLYIPERDQSQIPVFDSALADFNFAQIFSENRYVGGDRINDANQLTGMLTSRLLDPESGAEILRAAFGQRLYFTTQHVGLPGEVLRNDRQTDLLGAFSGRVLPKTYVDAGVQYNTRLGQMERLNISGRYQPEAGKLLNTGYRYTRDQLGQFDISGQWPLSGGWHGVGRYNYSIREKRLVESVAGLEYDGGCWVGRVVVQRLATQTQRVNSSLFFQLELNGFARLGSNPLELLKRAVPGYGVINRSTDSVEDSFAP is encoded by the coding sequence ATGCTTTTTTGCAATCGCGGACCATTCTATCGACGACATCTCATTGACCTGCTGGCAATGGGTTTGAGCCTGCTGGGTACCGCCACAGTGGCGGGTGCGGTAGAGTCGTTGCCTAAGTTGCAGGTGGATCCGGCCCTGTTGGGCGGAGGGGCTTCGTCACCCCCGGCAGAAACTCCAGCAGAAACCCCGGCAGCAACATCGACCTCCCCTGCGGTGGCCGCACCGCAAGTAGTTACAGCTCCAGCCCCAGCCGCTGCGCCCCAGCCGCGGGCAGCAGTCACTATCCCGCGCAAGGAAGCTACTAAAACTACGGTCGCCACAGCTAAATCCTTGCCCCTTTTGCGCGTTGATCCTGCCTTGCTGGGGGAGCGCGACGCCACACTTATGGCGGCCCCGTCATCAACATTGAAAGAGCCGCCACTGGTGGTTGCGCAGCCTGCGCTGGTGCCAACGTATTCGGCACACGTGGCAGCCGGCGTGTTACCAGGACCGAGTCTTAAAACCAGCGGCAAGCTGTTGGCTCATGCCACAGCGCCGGATGAACTGTTGCCCACATTTCTCACGGCGGACCACATAACGGGCCAAAGTGATGTGCAGATGGTGGCCGAGGGCCATGTTGATTTACGTCGGCGCGGGGCTGTCCTTAAAAGTGATCGCCTGACACACTGGCAAGCGAACGACGAGGTGGAAGCCGAGGGTAATGTGGATCTGACCAACGAAGGGGATCGCATTCGTGGGCCCAGGTTACGCATGAAACTGGGTGAAAACACAGGCTTCTTTGAGCAACCGGAATACCAGATACGGCGCCCCCAAACGGGCACGCCACCGGTGTTGTGGGCCGCGGGTGAAGAACCCGCCGGGCACCTGACAACCGGGCAGGGTGTTGCCTCACGCCTCGATTTTGAAGGCAAGGGGAAATATCACTTGACGGATGCCACTTACAGCACTTGCACACCCGCGGCAGGTGATTCGCCCGATTGGTTTGCACGCACCTCCAGTTTGCGGCTTGACTATGCTGAGCAAGAGGGCGTGGCAAACAATGCCACGTTGTATTTCAAAGGCGTCCCCATTTTGTATTCGCCGTGGTTGAGCTTCTCGCTTAACAATGAACGTCAAAGCGGTTTACTTACGCCAACGATTGGTTCAACTACGCGGGGTGGTTTTGAGTTCACTCAGCCGTTTTACTGGAACATCGCGCCCAACATGGACGCCACCATTGCGCCACGCATGATCACCCGCCGCGGCGTTTTGTGGAATGGCGAATATCGTTATCTTGAGCCAACCTACAGTGGCACGTTTGAGGGCCAATTGTTGCCTAATGATCGGCTGGAAGACAAGCGCCGTAGCGCCTATTCCTACGTGCATAACCAAAACTTTGGTTATGGCGTGAGTGGTTCGTTGAACTTGAATGGGGCCTCTGATGGCACCTACTTCAGTGATCTGGCCAATAATTCGTCCATCATTGCGCAAACCAATTTGTTGCGCCAGGGAACCTTAAGCTACGGCGCCAGCTGGTGGTCGGCCAGCGTGCTGGCGCAAAGCTATCAAACGCTGCAAGACCCGGCTTTGCCGCCCGTGGTCACGCCTTATAAACGGTTGCCCCAAATTAACGTGAATGCCAACCGGAGTGATTTGCCGCTGGGCATGAGCTTTGCCTTTGCCGGCGAGAATGTGAACTTCAGGCATCCCACCCTGACCGAAGGCCGACGCTTTACGCTGTATCCACAAATTTCATGGCCGTTGCAGACAGCGGCGTTTTTTATCACGCCCAAAATCGGTTTGCACTCGACACGCTATCGTTTAGATAAACAAGCGTTGGGTGTACCAGACAATATAACGCGCACTGTACCCATTGCCAGTATCGATAGCGGGGTGACATTCGAGCGGCCACTGGAATGGTTTGGTACAGCATTAACGCAAACGCTCGAACCACGTTTGTTTTATTTATATATTCCTGAGCGCGATCAAAGTCAGATTCCGGTTTTTGATAGTGCGCTGGCAGACTTCAATTTTGCACAGATTTTTTCCGAAAACCGTTACGTCGGGGGTGACCGTATCAACGACGCTAATCAGCTAACGGGCATGTTGACGTCACGCTTGCTTGATCCGGAAAGCGGTGCCGAAATTTTGCGTGCGGCTTTTGGGCAACGGCTTTACTTCACCACTCAGCACGTGGGCTTGCCTGGTGAGGTTTTACGCAACGATCGGCAGACGGATCTTCTGGGTGCATTTTCTGGCCGTGTCCTACCGAAGACCTATGTTGATGCGGGCGTGCAATACAACACTCGGCTAGGTCAAATGGAGCGCCTTAATATCAGCGGCCGTTATCAACCGGAAGCCGGTAAGCTGTTGAATACAGGTTATCGCTACACGCGCGATCAACTCGGCCAGTTTGATATTTCCGGCCAGTGGCCACTGAGCGGTGGCTGGCATGGCGTGGGCCGCTATAACTATTCAATCAGAGAAAAACGATTGGTAGAATCTGTTGCCGGGCTTGAGTATGATGGCGGCTGCTGGGTTGGTCGGGTGGTTGTGCAACGGCTGGCAACCCAAACGCAGCGCGTGAATTCGTCGCTTTTTTTCCAACTGGAATTGAACGGTTTTGCACGTCTCGGCTCTAACCCCCTGGAGCTGCTGAAACGGGCGGTTCCCGGTTACGGTGTCATCAATCGAAGCACGGATTCGGTAGAGGACTCCTTCGCTCCCTGA
- a CDS encoding peptidylprolyl isomerase: MNIRSPLAVLLIFIAALSMPMSARARSASPVEVDRIVAVVNDEVITLQELQSRLASVERQMREQNVPLPPKSVIERQMLDRMISDRVQLQDAKETGLSVTDGELEDAIRRIAESNKLTLAAFRAALEKDGISWDKFREEIRSEITLSRLRDREVARRVSISDGEIENYINNPDSGAKSDNVAVNISHIVLRLPENPTPDQLMRIGARAQSALDQIRRGEDFAKVAASFSEAPDGLKGGALGLRPLDRLPALYADAVKKLQPGDVSEILRSPAGFHIIKLTEKRNGETNPLAVAAKQTHVRHILIKVNELVSAAEAEHKILSLKERLDNGADFADLARQYSNDLSASKGGDLGWLYAGDTVPEFEAAMDALKINQISGPVQSPFGFHLIQVLERRTGEMSLERQRMIARQVLRDRKADEVYQDWVRQLRDRAYVEDRLEDL; this comes from the coding sequence ATGAATATTCGTTCCCCACTCGCTGTTTTGCTGATTTTCATTGCCGCGCTATCGATGCCAATGTCTGCCCGTGCGCGATCGGCCAGCCCGGTAGAAGTGGATCGCATCGTGGCGGTTGTTAATGATGAAGTCATTACCCTGCAAGAGCTGCAGAGTCGTCTGGCCAGCGTTGAACGCCAGATGCGCGAGCAGAATGTGCCACTCCCCCCGAAGAGTGTTATTGAGCGGCAGATGCTCGATCGCATGATTTCTGATCGTGTACAACTGCAAGACGCCAAAGAAACCGGGCTAAGCGTGACGGATGGCGAGCTGGAAGACGCCATACGGCGCATTGCCGAGAGCAATAAATTAACCTTGGCTGCTTTTCGTGCGGCACTTGAAAAAGACGGTATCAGCTGGGACAAGTTTCGCGAGGAAATTCGCAGTGAGATCACGCTGTCGCGTCTGCGTGACCGAGAGGTTGCCCGTCGTGTTTCCATATCTGATGGTGAAATTGAGAACTACATCAACAACCCCGACAGTGGCGCTAAAAGTGACAACGTTGCCGTCAATATTTCGCACATCGTGTTGCGCCTCCCGGAAAATCCTACGCCAGATCAGTTAATGCGGATTGGCGCGCGCGCGCAATCGGCGTTGGATCAGATTCGTCGCGGTGAGGATTTTGCCAAGGTTGCCGCAAGCTTTTCGGAAGCCCCTGATGGACTTAAGGGCGGCGCGCTGGGATTGCGCCCGCTGGATCGTTTGCCAGCCCTTTACGCAGACGCCGTAAAAAAATTACAGCCCGGTGACGTGAGTGAAATTCTGCGTAGCCCCGCAGGTTTTCATATCATAAAACTGACAGAAAAGCGCAATGGCGAAACTAATCCGTTGGCCGTGGCTGCCAAACAAACGCATGTACGACACATTTTGATCAAGGTGAATGAGCTGGTGTCTGCAGCAGAGGCCGAACACAAAATACTGTCGCTCAAGGAGCGGCTGGATAACGGCGCTGATTTTGCCGATCTGGCACGCCAGTATTCAAATGATTTGTCTGCTTCTAAAGGCGGCGATTTAGGTTGGTTGTACGCAGGAGATACTGTCCCCGAATTTGAAGCGGCTATGGATGCCCTGAAAATTAATCAGATCAGCGGGCCTGTACAGTCCCCCTTTGGCTTTCACCTGATTCAGGTTCTGGAGCGGCGTACAGGAGAGATGAGCCTGGAGCGTCAGCGCATGATTGCACGTCAAGTGTTGCGCGATCGCAAGGCCGACGAGGTGTATCAGGATTGGGTTCGGCAACTGCGAGACCGCGCCTATGTTGAAGATCGTCTCGAAGACCTCTAA
- the pdxA gene encoding 4-hydroxythreonine-4-phosphate dehydrogenase PdxA, with protein MLKIVSKTSNPIVVTSGEPAGIGPELCLQLASRAWPVPLVVLGDRDLLVSRARILGLDMGALDILHLPLAAPAIAGQPNAANANYVLQMLDRALAGCVSGEFSAMVTAPVHKSIINDAGISFTGHTEYLARHTGTSRVVMLLAGAGLRVALATTHLALKDVPTAITQAGLEATLRILHNDLQNKFGITRPRILVAGLNPHAGEGGHMGREEIDVIIPVLNRLRTEGMQLVGPLPADTLFTKNVLAGSDAQLAMYHDQGLAVLKYAAFDEGINVTLGLPIIRTSVDHGTALDLAGTGRASASSLFAAVDAAIHIARRRI; from the coding sequence ATGTTGAAGATCGTCTCGAAGACCTCTAACCCGATTGTCGTGACCTCTGGCGAGCCTGCGGGTATCGGGCCTGAGCTCTGCCTTCAGCTTGCCTCGCGCGCGTGGCCTGTGCCCTTGGTGGTACTCGGTGACCGGGATTTATTAGTCAGCCGTGCGCGCATCCTCGGGCTGGATATGGGCGCCTTGGATATTCTGCATTTGCCATTAGCCGCCCCAGCCATTGCCGGGCAGCCGAATGCTGCCAATGCAAACTATGTGCTGCAAATGCTGGATAGGGCGTTGGCAGGCTGTGTTTCGGGTGAATTTTCAGCCATGGTAACGGCCCCCGTACATAAGAGCATCATTAACGATGCGGGAATTTCATTTACCGGACATACAGAATATCTCGCCAGACACACGGGCACATCACGTGTCGTGATGTTATTGGCGGGTGCCGGGCTGCGTGTGGCGTTAGCAACTACTCACCTGGCGCTCAAAGACGTTCCAACTGCCATTACGCAAGCAGGCCTGGAAGCAACCCTGCGCATTTTGCATAACGATCTACAGAACAAGTTCGGCATCACTCGGCCGCGCATTCTGGTTGCCGGGCTCAATCCGCATGCGGGTGAAGGCGGACATATGGGACGTGAAGAAATCGACGTCATTATCCCGGTGCTGAATCGGCTGCGCACAGAGGGCATGCAGCTCGTCGGCCCGCTACCGGCGGATACGCTATTCACCAAAAATGTACTCGCCGGGTCTGACGCGCAACTCGCGATGTATCACGATCAAGGGTTAGCTGTGCTTAAGTACGCGGCGTTTGACGAAGGGATTAATGTCACTCTGGGGCTGCCGATTATTCGTACCTCGGTTGATCATGGCACAGCCCTTGATCTGGCGGGAACAGGCAGGGCTTCGGCTAGCAGCCTGTTTGCTGCTGTGGATGCAGCCATTCACATCGCTCGGCGACGCATCTGA
- the rsmA gene encoding 16S rRNA (adenine(1518)-N(6)/adenine(1519)-N(6))-dimethyltransferase RsmA, translating into MAKSSGQLAGHVARKRFGQNFLVSTGIIQQIVDAIAPRAGETVVEIGPGLGALTEPLLACIDHLQVVEIDRDLIARLRQCWPAERLTVHEGDALAFDFSALKRTGPLKIVGNLPYNISSPLLFHLVESAPVVHDMHFMLQKEVVDRMVAEPGSSAFGRLSVMLQYHYHMECLFTVPPDAFEPPPKVMSAIVRLIPRDKRKVGADEATALQGGRAKNALFAVADGDTAQHAENDTAKDEALFARIVAAAFGQRRKMLRNTLRGFINEADLTALDISPTARAEELGVGEYVRLANALTNTLTKPP; encoded by the coding sequence ATGGCCAAATCTTCAGGCCAACTTGCGGGCCATGTTGCGCGCAAACGGTTTGGCCAAAATTTTCTGGTTTCTACCGGCATCATTCAGCAAATTGTTGATGCGATTGCGCCACGAGCGGGTGAAACCGTGGTTGAAATTGGCCCGGGTCTCGGCGCATTGACTGAGCCATTGCTCGCGTGCATCGATCATCTGCAGGTTGTGGAAATTGACCGTGACTTGATTGCCCGTCTGCGCCAATGTTGGCCTGCCGAGCGACTCACCGTACACGAAGGGGACGCACTTGCCTTCGATTTTTCCGCGCTCAAGCGCACGGGGCCATTGAAGATCGTGGGCAATTTGCCGTACAACATTTCCAGCCCCTTGCTGTTTCATCTGGTGGAGAGCGCACCGGTGGTGCATGACATGCATTTCATGCTGCAAAAAGAAGTGGTGGATCGCATGGTGGCTGAACCCGGCAGCAGCGCCTTTGGCCGTTTGTCGGTGATGCTGCAGTACCACTATCACATGGAGTGTTTGTTCACTGTGCCACCAGATGCCTTTGAACCACCGCCTAAAGTGATGTCGGCCATCGTGAGATTGATTCCGCGTGATAAGAGAAAAGTCGGCGCTGATGAAGCAACTGCGCTACAAGGCGGTCGAGCAAAAAACGCTCTCTTCGCCGTAGCGGATGGTGACACGGCGCAACATGCCGAAAATGACACGGCAAAAGACGAAGCACTCTTCGCGCGCATTGTCGCCGCCGCTTTTGGGCAGCGCCGCAAAATGTTGCGCAATACTTTGCGTGGCTTTATCAATGAAGCGGACCTCACCGCACTGGACATCTCGCCCACAGCACGTGCAGAGGAGCTAGGCGTGGGCGAGTATGTGCGCCTGGCCAATGCGCTGACCAATACGCTCACTAAGCCGCCATGA
- the xth gene encoding exodeoxyribonuclease III, with protein sequence MKIATWNVNSFKVRLPHVLDWLATTQADVLCLQETKMEDKVFPYAELLAAGYHAVHNGQKTYNGVAILSRSEMTDVHLDIPDFADTQKRVIAATVDGVRIVCGYMPNGQAVGSEKYAYKLQWYAALTRWLQQEIAQHPRLALLGDFNIAPEDRDVHDPAAWKDQILCSEAERAALRQLQALGLADAFRLFDQPEKIFSWWDYRQMGFRLNRGLRIDHILLTPALASLCRTCVIDKAPRKLERPSDHAPVIAEL encoded by the coding sequence ATGAAGATTGCCACCTGGAATGTGAACTCTTTTAAAGTACGCCTGCCGCATGTACTGGACTGGCTCGCCACAACGCAGGCTGATGTGCTGTGTTTACAGGAAACCAAAATGGAAGACAAGGTGTTTCCCTATGCCGAGCTTCTGGCCGCCGGGTATCACGCTGTCCATAACGGGCAGAAAACCTACAACGGGGTTGCCATTCTGTCGCGCAGTGAAATGACGGATGTACATCTTGATATCCCTGATTTTGCGGACACGCAAAAGCGCGTGATTGCAGCCACTGTCGATGGCGTGCGCATTGTTTGCGGCTATATGCCCAATGGCCAGGCTGTTGGCTCTGAAAAATATGCCTACAAGCTGCAATGGTATGCCGCCTTGACCCGCTGGCTACAGCAGGAGATTGCACAGCATCCGCGACTTGCCCTGCTGGGCGACTTTAATATTGCACCGGAAGATCGCGACGTGCATGACCCCGCCGCCTGGAAAGATCAGATTTTATGCAGCGAAGCAGAGCGTGCAGCGCTGCGTCAATTGCAAGCGCTGGGGCTGGCCGATGCTTTTCGGCTGTTTGACCAGCCCGAGAAGATTTTTTCCTGGTGGGATTATCGGCAAATGGGCTTTCGCCTTAATCGCGGCTTGCGCATTGATCATATTTTGCTCACGCCTGCGCTGGCAAGCTTGTGTCGCACCTGTGTGATTGACAAAGCGCCCCGCAAGCTGGAACGTCCATCGGATCATGCGCCGGTGATCGCCGAACTTTAA
- a CDS encoding acyl-CoA dehydrogenase family protein encodes MKWGRWDFIAPELPEQHGSQGLDCLAAGVIHAEIARADLGISYVNPLASLNGQILAHHGTPEIVKPWLTQAHAR; translated from the coding sequence GTGAAATGGGGCAGATGGGATTTCATCGCACCTGAATTGCCAGAACAGCATGGCAGCCAAGGCCTGGATTGCCTGGCAGCAGGTGTCATTCACGCAGAAATTGCGCGAGCCGACCTCGGTATTTCCTATGTCAATCCGCTGGCCTCGTTAAACGGGCAGATTCTGGCGCACCACGGCACGCCGGAGATCGTCAAACCTTGGCTAACCCAAGCTCACGCAAGGTGA
- a CDS encoding acyl-CoA dehydrogenase family protein, which produces MNPYLDEDLTMLAEQARRFATGRVAPDFLERDQTRVLDRTLMREMGQMGFHRT; this is translated from the coding sequence ATGAATCCTTATCTTGATGAAGACCTCACGATGCTGGCCGAACAAGCCCGCCGCTTTGCCACCGGGCGCGTAGCCCCGGACTTTTTAGAACGCGACCAAACCCGCGTGCTGGATCGCACCCTGATGCGTGAAATGGGGCAGATGGGATTTCATCGCACCTGA
- the badI gene encoding 2-ketocyclohexanecarboxyl-CoA hydrolase, with translation MNYEDILYEVRNGAAWITINRPEKMNAFRGKTCDELIHAINKAGYTHEIGVIVLAGAGEKAFCTGGDQSAHEGQYDGRGTVGLPVEELHNAIRDVPKPVIARVQGYAVGGGNVLCTICDFTIASENATFAQVGPKVGSVDPGYGTAFLARVVGEKRAREIWYLCRRYPAAEALAMGLVNAVVPHDQLDTEVQKWCDEIMEKSPTAIAIAKRSFNMDTAHQAGIAGMGMYALKLYYDTEESREGVKAFLEKRKPDFRKYAK, from the coding sequence ATGAACTACGAAGATATTTTGTACGAAGTACGCAATGGCGCTGCCTGGATCACCATCAACCGCCCAGAAAAAATGAATGCATTTCGCGGAAAGACTTGCGACGAACTGATTCATGCCATTAATAAAGCAGGCTACACCCACGAAATTGGCGTTATCGTGCTGGCCGGGGCCGGAGAAAAAGCGTTTTGCACCGGAGGCGATCAGTCAGCGCATGAAGGTCAGTACGACGGTCGTGGCACGGTCGGTCTACCTGTTGAAGAACTACATAACGCGATTCGCGATGTACCCAAACCCGTGATTGCTCGCGTACAAGGCTATGCTGTCGGCGGTGGCAACGTGCTGTGCACAATCTGCGATTTCACTATTGCCTCCGAAAACGCCACCTTCGCCCAAGTAGGGCCCAAAGTAGGCTCGGTCGATCCAGGCTATGGCACGGCTTTTCTGGCCCGTGTCGTTGGCGAGAAAAGAGCGCGTGAGATCTGGTATTTATGCCGCCGCTACCCCGCAGCCGAGGCGTTGGCCATGGGCTTGGTGAACGCCGTCGTACCGCATGACCAGCTCGATACGGAAGTGCAAAAATGGTGCGACGAGATCATGGAAAAAAGTCCCACCGCGATTGCCATTGCCAAACGCTCTTTCAACATGGATACCGCGCACCAAGCCGGCATTGCAGGCATGGGCATGTACGCATTAAAACTTTACTACGACACCGAAGAGTCGCGCGAAGGCGTCAAGGCTTTTCTGGAAAAGCGCAAGCCTGACTTCCGCAAATACGCGAAGTGA
- a CDS encoding cation diffusion facilitator family transporter, whose product MHETHDHSVSGHSHNHGHSHGPAAFNRAFIVGIGLNVAFVIVEAFYGWRAESLALLADAGHNLSDVAGLLLSWGAVAAGRRAPDARHTYGWRRASILAAFANAVLLLVAMGSLLWEAAHRLHSPVPVAGLTVISVAAIGVVINGATAALFMAGREHDINIRGAFLHMAADALVSLGVALAGVLYLWWGWAWLDPVTSIVIALIIIMGTWGLFRQSLHLLFDGVPEGIELASVDAWLRSQPGVTDVHDLHVWAMSTTECALTAHLVMPSGHPGDAVLGAIENVLQREFSITHSTLQIELESHDHGCNTTIT is encoded by the coding sequence ATGCACGAAACCCATGATCACTCTGTCAGCGGCCATAGCCATAACCATGGACACAGCCACGGCCCGGCGGCGTTCAATCGCGCCTTCATTGTGGGGATCGGGCTGAATGTTGCCTTCGTCATTGTCGAAGCCTTCTACGGCTGGCGTGCCGAATCGTTGGCCTTGTTGGCAGATGCCGGACATAACCTCTCGGATGTTGCTGGCCTGCTGTTGAGCTGGGGCGCTGTGGCTGCTGGCAGGCGAGCGCCCGACGCGCGGCACACGTATGGTTGGCGACGCGCATCCATCCTCGCTGCGTTTGCCAATGCCGTTTTGTTGTTGGTCGCGATGGGGTCGCTCTTGTGGGAGGCGGCGCATCGGCTGCATTCACCGGTACCCGTTGCGGGCCTTACCGTCATCAGTGTGGCGGCCATCGGCGTGGTGATCAATGGCGCTACCGCCGCGCTTTTTATGGCCGGGCGCGAGCATGACATCAACATTCGCGGCGCATTTTTGCATATGGCAGCCGATGCGCTGGTGTCCCTCGGCGTTGCGTTGGCGGGTGTATTGTATTTATGGTGGGGCTGGGCCTGGCTTGATCCGGTGACTAGCATCGTCATTGCGCTCATCATCATCATGGGCACCTGGGGCTTGTTTCGTCAGTCGCTGCATTTGTTGTTCGACGGTGTGCCCGAAGGCATTGAGCTTGCCTCGGTAGATGCCTGGCTGCGCAGCCAACCCGGCGTGACAGACGTGCATGACTTGCACGTCTGGGCCATGAGCACAACAGAGTGCGCGCTAACCGCCCATCTTGTCATGCCATCCGGTCATCCGGGAGATGCGGTTCTTGGGGCGATAGAAAACGTGCTACAACGTGAATTTTCGATCACACATTCCACGCTGCAAATTGAGCTCGAAAGCCATGATCATGGCTGTAACACAACAATCACTTGA
- a CDS encoding SDR family oxidoreductase, whose translation MTTDSNNPRELAVMVGATGALGKFVAHRLVASGLDLLAIGRSEKELKALTESSAHIRYCVADISEDSAIAKIAQQVDRTVRMAIHAPGVPVAGGVLDASPLVLAQAVNIKAGGMLRLFRAVESHLVRGSRLVAVGGHYGFEPTAYAATAGVANAALTNLMRQLSWALGERGITAHLVAPGPAETERLHAIATASAAKRGVAPAVVLDEFRQDSAIRAFTSPEQVAWGICLLLAPEADAMAGSSLMLDSGRRHGLP comes from the coding sequence TTGACTACTGACTCAAACAATCCACGTGAATTAGCCGTCATGGTGGGCGCTACCGGTGCGTTAGGAAAATTTGTAGCACACCGGCTTGTGGCATCCGGTCTTGATCTGTTAGCCATCGGGCGATCAGAAAAAGAACTCAAGGCGCTCACTGAAAGCTCTGCGCATATTCGTTATTGCGTAGCGGATATCAGTGAGGATTCCGCCATCGCAAAAATTGCGCAACAGGTGGATAGAACGGTTCGCATGGCCATTCATGCGCCTGGCGTGCCGGTGGCCGGTGGCGTGTTGGACGCGAGCCCACTGGTTTTGGCGCAGGCGGTCAATATTAAAGCCGGTGGCATGCTGCGCCTTTTTCGCGCGGTGGAAAGCCATCTGGTGCGTGGCTCTCGTTTGGTTGCCGTTGGCGGACATTACGGCTTTGAGCCGACAGCTTATGCTGCAACGGCGGGCGTTGCTAATGCTGCGCTCACCAATTTAATGCGCCAATTGAGCTGGGCATTGGGCGAGCGTGGCATTACCGCGCACCTGGTTGCACCCGGCCCGGCAGAGACCGAACGCCTCCACGCCATTGCGACAGCGAGTGCAGCAAAGCGGGGAGTAGCCCCCGCAGTGGTGCTCGATGAATTTCGCCAGGACTCGGCCATTCGTGCCTTTACCTCGCCGGAGCAAGTGGCCTGGGGTATTTGCTTGCTTTTAGCCCCCGAGGCCGATGCCATGGCGGGGTCATCCTTGATGCTGGATTCTGGCCGGCGCCACGGTTTGCCGTAA
- a CDS encoding tautomerase family protein, whose product MPVAHINVLQGHSKDVLKRVIHDVSMVMAEVLTAPKERLEIWVTEIDPDLWGIAGEPASEVLKTRPRGQVEMPYIEIVIMEGRSLAQHHQLIAAVTDVIEKNLGTERNRIRVHIANCTPDHWGIGGIPAAISRKAEIQARKIEVGGDLTVVKGSQ is encoded by the coding sequence ATGCCTGTTGCTCATATCAACGTATTGCAAGGCCACTCGAAAGACGTTTTAAAACGCGTGATTCATGATGTTTCAATGGTTATGGCCGAGGTGCTCACGGCACCCAAAGAGCGGTTAGAGATTTGGGTTACCGAGATCGATCCCGATCTTTGGGGCATTGCGGGCGAGCCTGCCAGTGAGGTTTTAAAAACCCGGCCGCGTGGCCAGGTGGAGATGCCGTATATCGAAATAGTCATTATGGAAGGGCGCAGTCTGGCGCAACATCATCAACTGATTGCTGCCGTGACGGATGTGATTGAAAAAAATTTAGGCACAGAACGAAATCGTATCCGGGTGCATATTGCCAACTGCACGCCGGACCACTGGGGCATCGGCGGCATTCCTGCTGCGATCAGTAGAAAAGCAGAAATCCAAGCGCGTAAGATCGAAGTGGGCGGCGACTTAACCGTCGTGAAGGGAAGTCAATGA